Proteins from a genomic interval of Clostridium sp. 'deep sea':
- the vanG gene encoding D-alanine--D-serine ligase VanG: protein MKKKRIAVIFGGHSSEYSVSLQSASAVIQNINQEKYETLLIGITKYGNWYKYNGNIANILNDSWYNPIDCVPALISPNRGSSEIIELNSKAVIRHKVDVVFPILHGKFGEDGTLQGLLELSGIPYVGCDTLSSALCMDKDLAHIIAKVAGVKIPNYIVINKNTSIVEVIHKIKSLEYPLIVKPAKAGSSFGITKVDNEKELSLAIKTASIHDKKIVIEEFIKGFEVGCAIFGNDKLTIGEVDEIELSKGFFNYTEKYSLQTSKIHLPARLNKNITNKVKNTALKLYKALQCKGFARVDMFVTPTGEIVFNEINTIPGFTTHSRFPNMLKGIGLGFTEIIDNLIDLALQQ, encoded by the coding sequence ATGAAAAAAAAGAGAATAGCAGTAATCTTTGGAGGTCACTCAAGCGAATACTCTGTTTCATTACAGTCTGCTTCAGCAGTAATTCAAAATATTAATCAAGAAAAATATGAAACATTACTTATTGGCATTACTAAATATGGTAATTGGTATAAATATAATGGTAACATTGCAAATATCTTAAATGATAGTTGGTATAATCCTATAGATTGTGTTCCTGCGCTTATATCTCCAAACCGCGGATCTTCTGAAATAATTGAATTAAATAGTAAAGCCGTTATTCGACATAAGGTAGATGTTGTATTTCCTATTTTACATGGCAAATTTGGTGAAGACGGTACTTTGCAGGGCTTACTTGAACTTAGTGGCATACCTTATGTGGGTTGTGATACACTCTCCTCTGCTCTATGCATGGATAAAGATTTAGCTCACATAATTGCTAAAGTTGCTGGTGTTAAAATACCAAACTATATTGTCATTAATAAAAACACTTCAATAGTGGAAGTAATCCACAAAATAAAATCTTTAGAATACCCTCTTATTGTTAAACCCGCTAAAGCTGGTTCTTCATTCGGGATTACTAAAGTCGATAATGAAAAAGAATTATCTTTAGCCATTAAAACAGCCTCAATACACGACAAAAAAATTGTGATTGAAGAGTTTATAAAAGGATTTGAAGTAGGTTGTGCCATTTTTGGTAATGATAAATTAACTATTGGTGAGGTTGATGAAATAGAGTTAAGTAAAGGATTCTTTAATTATACAGAAAAATATAGCTTGCAAACTTCTAAAATTCATTTACCAGCAAGACTAAATAAAAATATTACTAATAAAGTTAAAAACACAGCTTTAAAACTCTATAAGGCATTACAATGTAAAGGATTTGCTAGAGTAGATATGTTTGTTACACCTACTGGAGAAATAGTATTTAATGAAATAAACACTATTCCTGGATTTACCACTCATAGTAGGTTTCCTAATATGCTAAAGGGCATTGGTTTGGGTTTTACTGAAATAATTGATAACTTAATAGATTTGGCATTACAACAATGA
- the vanR gene encoding VanR-ABDEGLN family response regulator transcription factor, with protein MSINILVVDDEKEIADLVELYLKNEGYKIFKYYNGADALQCIKNNRLDLAVLDVMLPDISGFSICQKIRENHHYPVIMLTAKVEDIDKITGLTIGADDYITKPFNPLEMIARVKAQLRRYKRYNMFKSTAISASTNQNEYDFAGLIINKDKHTCSLFGEVLSLTPIEFSILWYLCENKGKVVSSEALFEAVWGEKFLDNNNTVMAHIGRLREKMHEKPRKPKFIKTVWGVGYKIESEQ; from the coding sequence GTGAGTATTAATATTTTAGTTGTTGACGACGAAAAAGAGATAGCAGATTTAGTAGAACTTTATTTAAAAAACGAGGGTTATAAAATATTCAAATATTATAATGGTGCTGATGCTCTGCAATGTATAAAGAATAATAGACTAGACTTAGCAGTTTTAGATGTTATGCTTCCTGATATAAGTGGTTTTTCTATTTGCCAAAAAATACGTGAAAACCATCACTACCCCGTTATTATGTTAACTGCCAAGGTAGAAGATATTGATAAAATTACTGGCTTAACAATTGGTGCTGATGACTATATAACTAAACCCTTTAACCCCCTAGAAATGATAGCTAGAGTGAAAGCCCAATTACGAAGATATAAACGTTATAATATGTTTAAATCAACAGCAATATCGGCAAGTACAAATCAAAATGAATACGATTTTGCAGGGCTAATAATAAACAAAGATAAACATACCTGCTCTTTATTTGGTGAGGTATTATCACTTACTCCTATTGAGTTTTCTATACTATGGTATCTTTGTGAAAATAAAGGTAAAGTAGTTTCATCAGAGGCATTATTTGAGGCCGTTTGGGGCGAAAAGTTTTTAGATAATAACAATACTGTTATGGCACACATTGGGAGATTAAGAGAGAAAATGCACGAGAAACCTCGTAAGCCAAAATTCATAAAAACTGTATGGGGAGTAGGTTACAAAATTGAAAGTGAGCAGTAG